AGATCGGCGTGGCCCTCCTCCTCTTTTCCTTAGGCCTGGAGTTCTCCCTCAAAAGCCTCAAACCCATCAGGGCCATCGCCCTGGGCGGCTCGGCGCTGCAGGTGCTCCTGACCCTCCTCGTCGGCTTCGCCCTGGGGCGCTATCTCGGCTGGGAGACGACGCCCTCCCTCTGGTTCTCCGTCGCCATCGCCTCGTCCAGCACGGCCGTCATCGCCAAGACCCTCGCGTCGCGAGGACAGATGGGAACCCTTTCGAGCCGCGTCATGTTGGGCATGTCCATCGTCCAGGACATTCTCGTCATCCCCCTCATGGTCATCATGATGAGCCTCGAGAGCTCGGGCGTCTCCCTCGTCGGCGTCCTCAAACCCCTGATCAAGGTCATCCTTTTCGTCGCCGCCATGCTCTACGCCGGGGCCCGCATCATCCCGCACCTCATGGAGCGCGTGGCCCGATGGGAATCGCGGGAGCTCTTCGTCCTGGCCGTGACGGCCACCGGCCTCGGCGTCGGCTATCTGACCTACTCCCTCGACCTCTCCTTCGCCTTCGGAGCCTTCATCGCCGGACTGGTCCTGAGCGAGTCCGATTACGGCCGGGCCGCCCTGAACGACCTCGTCCCCGTCCGGGACCTCTTCGGCCTCCTCTTTTTCGTCACCATCGGCATGCTCTTCGACCCCTCCTTCCTCGTCGCCCGCTGGAGGACCATCGCCGCCCTTCTGGCCGCCGTGACCCTCGCCCGAGGGACCATCCTGGCCGGGACGGGACGCCTCTTCGGCTACCGCAACGTCATCCCCCTGGCCCTCTTCCTGGGCATGATCCCCCTCTCGGAGATCGCCTTCATCGTCCTTCAGCGCGGACTGGACAGCGGCGCCATCCCCTACGACATCTACGCCCTGGCCCTGAACGTCGTCATCCTCTCCATGCTCCTGGGCCCCCTGGCGACGGGACTGACCGGTCCCGCCTACGGCCTCGTCAAGCGGCTGAAAAAACCCGACGCGATCCGCACCGTCAATCTCCCCCCGACGGGCCTGGCCGACCATGTCGTCATCGCCGGAGGAGGAACCTTCGGGCGCCACATCGGCTTCGTCCTCCGCAGCCTGGAGCACCCCTACCTCATCATCGAGCCTCACCACGCCACCTTTCTCAAGGGACAGGAAGAGGGGCTGAGCCTGCTTTTCGGCGATCCGGGCCAGGACGCCATCGTCGAGGCCGCCGGAATCGAAAGGGCCCGACTGCTCGTCATCACCCTCCGGGGAAGGCTGGAAACCCTCGATGTCTTCCGGGCCGCCCGGAAACGGAACGGGACGATCCCCGTCATGGCCCGGGCCGAGAGCCGCGAGGACCGCCGCCTCCTCGAAGAGAGAGGGGTGACGCGCGTCATCGATCCCGAGATGGAGGCCGGGCTCGAGATGGCCCGCCAGGCCCTGCTTCAGCTCGACGTGCCCGCCACGGTCGTCCATAGGGAGATCGAGACGCTGAGACGTGCCGGTCAGGCCGACCCCTTCGACGGCCGCCCCGAACACGAGGCCCTCTCCCGCCTGCGCAGGGCGACGGAACGCATTCAGCTCGAGTGGATCTACCTTCACGAGGGCAACCCCCTCGTCGGCAAGAGGCTTTCGGAGACGCCCATCCGCTCCGGCTTCGGCCTCTCCGTCGTGGCCGTCGGACGGGACGAGAACGCTTTCCCCGACGTCACGGGCTCCCTCGTCCTCCGCGCGGGAGACTACGTCGCCGTCGTGGGGACTCAGGAGCAGAACCGGCGCTTCGTCGAGGCCTTCGGCACGAAGAGGGCGCGGAGCGAGCCCTGACCGCCGGGGTATACAGGAGCCTTTTCGCGATCTCCCTCCTTGCCATCGGCAGGCCTTCGGCCCTAAAATAAAGTGGGTTTGTTCTATCCCTCTCTCCGCGACGGGGAGTGTCCTCTCGAAAAGGGGGGTTGGTGATGGGCATCGAAGCCACGACGGCCATGAGGCCCGAGAGTCTTTCGTCTCTCTACGGAGGGGGGAAGGTCTCGACGGAGGCGAAGTCGGTCCCGGCCTCCTCCGCCCAGGAGCGGAGCCGGGAGCTGAGCCGTGCCGAGGCGCGCCTTCTCCAGGAGGAGCGGACCCTCACGGGAGACCCCAAGGTCCGCGACGCCTCCGTCCAGTACGAGTACACCATCGGCCCCGACGGCAAACGCTACATCACGGGAGCCCGCGTCACCTACAGCGAAGAGGGCGGAAGCTCCGCCTCCTCGGCCGATCGCGAGGAGAACCTCTCCTCCGATCTCGGCCGTCAGGTCGACCTCGCCTCCTCTTCGGCCGAAGAGGATCTCGAGGAGGAGGCCGCCGTCGACGAGCTCCGCAAGATCGACAGGGAGGTCCGGGCCCACGAGGCGGCCCACATGGCCGCCGGCGGCCCCTACGCCGGGGCCGTCTCCTACACCTATGTCCAGGGCCCCGACGGAGCCAGCTACGCCGTCGGCGGCGAAGTCCCCATCTCCGCCCCGGCGGGGCGCACGCCGGAGGAGACGATCCGCATCATGGAACAGGCCCGCTCGGCCGCCCTGGCACCGGGCGCCCCTTCGGCGCAGGATTTCAGGGTCGCCTCCAAGGCCTCGGCCGCCGTGACCCAGGCCCGGCAGGAGCTCTCCCGAAGGGGAGACGGAGAGGACTCGCAGGAGGACGGAGCCCTTCCCCTCGCGCCGGACGAGCCGACGACGCCGGAGCGTTCCTCCGATTCCGCGGCGGACTCCGACGGGACGAGGACCTC
The DNA window shown above is from Aminithiophilus ramosus and carries:
- a CDS encoding cation:proton antiporter domain-containing protein, with translation MGIATDLIIVVIVGLLGGLAARKLNQPLILGYILAGIAVGPFTGGVTVSDVDEIEQLAEIGVALLLFSLGLEFSLKSLKPIRAIALGGSALQVLLTLLVGFALGRYLGWETTPSLWFSVAIASSSTAVIAKTLASRGQMGTLSSRVMLGMSIVQDILVIPLMVIMMSLESSGVSLVGVLKPLIKVILFVAAMLYAGARIIPHLMERVARWESRELFVLAVTATGLGVGYLTYSLDLSFAFGAFIAGLVLSESDYGRAALNDLVPVRDLFGLLFFVTIGMLFDPSFLVARWRTIAALLAAVTLARGTILAGTGRLFGYRNVIPLALFLGMIPLSEIAFIVLQRGLDSGAIPYDIYALALNVVILSMLLGPLATGLTGPAYGLVKRLKKPDAIRTVNLPPTGLADHVVIAGGGTFGRHIGFVLRSLEHPYLIIEPHHATFLKGQEEGLSLLFGDPGQDAIVEAAGIERARLLVITLRGRLETLDVFRAARKRNGTIPVMARAESREDRRLLEERGVTRVIDPEMEAGLEMARQALLQLDVPATVVHREIETLRRAGQADPFDGRPEHEALSRLRRATERIQLEWIYLHEGNPLVGKRLSETPIRSGFGLSVVAVGRDENAFPDVTGSLVLRAGDYVAVVGTQEQNRRFVEAFGTKRARSEP
- a CDS encoding putative metalloprotease CJM1_0395 family protein, whose protein sequence is MGIEATTAMRPESLSSLYGGGKVSTEAKSVPASSAQERSRELSRAEARLLQEERTLTGDPKVRDASVQYEYTIGPDGKRYITGARVTYSEEGGSSASSADREENLSSDLGRQVDLASSSAEEDLEEEAAVDELRKIDREVRAHEAAHMAAGGPYAGAVSYTYVQGPDGASYAVGGEVPISAPAGRTPEETIRIMEQARSAALAPGAPSAQDFRVASKASAAVTQARQELSRRGDGEDSQEDGALPLAPDEPTTPERSSDSAADSDGTRTSPSDRREPDLLFSFIASEEDRDQLLQAYSAPWAMGRNDGSGATYLGAGLVA